A single genomic interval of Cucumis sativus cultivar 9930 chromosome 7, Cucumber_9930_V3, whole genome shotgun sequence harbors:
- the LOC105434444 gene encoding BTB/POZ domain-containing protein At3g22104, which yields MEKTDLASRFVDLVQTKKSFEDIKYWTWSEMLIALKQCQESPSLKNSSIMLKKCIDLLSQKISLADGASSSASSVNSSRFRSSCDSKSTESLKTNYASTTWWFEDLLFFSTECLEMFVQSMVSHEFDQVLLSKFLIHFQKSKFYNATSDVKMKVIESVIDMLDTLDENVVSLKALFDILRVSLGLNINKGSKNRLEAMIGSKLGHATLDNLLVPSPYGANYLYDVNLVLRLFKAFLSGGINQASPSQLAKAANLMDSYMAEVAPDPCLKSSKFLALAKVIPDSARKSYDEMYYAIDLYFEMHVGTSEEEKEKLCCALNHKKLSYEVRIHLSKNPKFPAKSTPPSPESQQPEAENLLQNINYSKSLISWPHNLTEGINSDEKEDKSSEQIVLYHGKFNLPADNEKFKVHLEGMQWRVLELEKLCRKMQNQMRKILKSRVASSYCQVKSLPKLCS from the exons ATGGAAAAAACCGACTTGGCTTCTCGATTCGTTGATCTTGTACAGaccaaaaaatcttttgaGGATATCAAGTATTGGACGTGGTCAGAGATGTTGATTGCTTTGAAGCAATGTCAAGAATCACCTTCATTAAAAAACTCATCAATTATGCTCAAGAAATGCATAGATTTGCTTAGCCAAAAGATCAGTTTAGCTGATGGAGCGAGTTCATCTGCTTCATCAGTTAATAGTTCCAGATTTCGGTCATCTTGTGACAGCAAAAGCACTGAAAGCTTAAAGACAAATTATGCTTCCACGACTTGGTGGTTTGAGGATCTATTGTTCTTTAGCACTGAATGTCTTGAAATGTTTGTACAATCCATGGTCTCGCACGAGTTCGACCAAGTTCTTTTAAGCAAATTCCTCATTCATTTCCAGAAATCTAAGTTTTACAATGCAACTTCAGATGTAAAGATGAAAGTAATAGAATCTgtcattgatatgcttgaCACTCTCGACGAAAACGTGGTATCTCTGAAGGCTTTGTTTGACATTCTACGGGTTTCCTTAGGCTTGAACATAAATAAAGGCAGCAAGAATAGGCTGGAGGCCATGATTGGTTCAAAGTTGGGTCATGCTACACTAGACAATTTGCTTGTGCCTTCTCCATATGGAGCAAACTACTTGTATGATGTGAACCTTGTTCTCAGACTCTTCAAGGCATTTTTATCAGGAGGAATCAATCAAGCATCTCCATCACAATTAGCTAAAGCTGCTAACTTGATGGATTCATACATGGCAGAGGTAGCACCAGATCCGTGTCTTAAGTCATCAAAGTTCCTCGCACTTGCAAAAGTCATTCCAGACTCAGCCAGGAAGTCCTATGATGAAATGTACTATGCCATAGACCTGTACTTTGAG ATGCATGTAGGAACGTCAGAAGAGGAAAAGGAGAAATTATGTTGTGCACTGAACCACAAAAAGCTCTCCTATGAAGTTCGCATTCATTTATCTAAGAACCCAAAATTCCCAGCGAAATCTACTCCGCCGAGCCCAGAAAGTCAGCAACCTGAAGCCGAAAACttacttcaaaacataaactaCTCAAAATCTCTGATAAGTTGGCCTCACAATCTTACAGAAGGCATAAACTcagatgaaaaagaagacaagTCCTCAGAACAAATTGTGCTGTATCATGGAAAATTCAATCTCCCTGCTGATAATGAGAAATTCAAAGTTCATTTGGAAGGGATGCAATGGAGAGTGTTGGAATTGGAGAAACTATGTAGAAAAATGCAGAACCAAATGAGAAAGATTTTGAAGTCTAGAGTGGCTTCAAGTTATTGTCAAGTGAAATCTTTGCCTAAGCTATGTTCATAA